From a single Nostoc edaphicum CCNP1411 genomic region:
- a CDS encoding glutamate--cysteine ligase, producing the protein MFSFGIEHEVAFLNQEGKFADFSHTKFADLNQIIEKLPTYPSDYPQLRVGDAGIKMKRWYIEGFERFADSDKVIDCHVKGIEIRTTIHSDIQGAITELSESFNLLREIAANFGLSPVLVSFNPYNPVFDPQPPLNDYEIQQLEAYPDEQTANIHMVSYGPDLNISVADLSTEDVIDIGKKFTYYSPYIVPFSYSSPFYKGGLWDGLSVRTFIRTGKRPAALVFIQEQEQLINSIPSLTKIARIPAEVGRIEFKACDSCDDFSIYAALLTLLKGLVLDKTLLGRATVPNAMLHQLSAKEGFDNEDIFGNATKVLQAAEVALGDDLDVHYLTPLKALLAKRKTRSHELIEMFHRLSSIEEVIRQTYQL; encoded by the coding sequence ATGTTTTCATTTGGCATTGAGCATGAAGTCGCTTTCCTCAACCAAGAAGGAAAGTTTGCTGATTTTTCCCACACAAAATTTGCTGATTTAAATCAAATTATTGAAAAGCTACCCACATACCCTAGCGATTATCCTCAACTACGGGTTGGGGATGCGGGTATTAAGATGAAAAGATGGTACATTGAGGGATTTGAAAGATTTGCAGATTCCGACAAGGTGATAGACTGTCATGTTAAAGGTATCGAAATTAGAACAACTATACATTCTGATATTCAAGGTGCGATTACTGAATTATCAGAAAGTTTTAACTTGCTACGTGAGATTGCCGCTAACTTTGGTTTATCACCAGTTTTGGTAAGTTTTAATCCCTACAATCCAGTTTTTGATCCTCAACCCCCATTAAATGATTATGAAATCCAACAGCTAGAGGCTTATCCTGACGAACAAACTGCTAATATTCACATGGTGTCTTATGGGCCAGATTTAAATATCTCAGTAGCAGATTTATCTACTGAAGATGTAATTGATATTGGCAAAAAGTTCACCTATTACAGTCCCTATATTGTCCCTTTTAGTTATAGTTCCCCTTTTTATAAAGGAGGTTTATGGGATGGATTATCGGTACGAACGTTTATCAGAACTGGAAAAAGACCAGCAGCCCTGGTTTTTATTCAGGAGCAGGAACAACTGATTAATAGCATACCTTCCTTGACAAAAATTGCCCGCATTCCGGCTGAAGTGGGACGCATTGAATTTAAAGCTTGTGATAGTTGTGATGATTTTTCTATCTATGCGGCTTTGCTGACATTATTGAAAGGCTTGGTGTTAGATAAAACCTTGCTGGGTAGAGCAACTGTACCGAATGCAATGTTACACCAACTTTCTGCAAAAGAAGGGTTTGACAATGAGGATATTTTTGGGAATGCGACAAAAGTCTTACAAGCAGCCGAAGTTGCTTTAGGAGATGACCTAGATGTTCATTATTTAACGCCGTTAAAAGCGCTGCTGGCGAAGCGAAAAACAAGATCCCACGAATTAATAGAAATGTTCCATCGCTTAAGTTCAATAGAAGAAGTAATAAGGCAGACTTATCAACTTTAA
- a CDS encoding Dps family protein, whose translation MRAINIGLTEEQRQGVINLLNQDLADAYLLLVKTKKYHWDVVGPQFRSLHQLWEEHYQKLTLNIDALAERVRTLGGYPVGTLEGFLKLATLKEHGGNVPTATKMVANLVHDHEQVIRNLRDHVDQSGEEFHDQGTADFLTGLLEQHEEIAWMLRSFIEGEAIDPDGKQPATKGKTAVGV comes from the coding sequence ATGCGTGCGATAAACATTGGTTTGACCGAAGAACAGCGTCAAGGTGTAATTAATCTGTTGAATCAAGATTTGGCAGATGCCTATTTACTGTTGGTGAAAACCAAAAAGTACCACTGGGATGTTGTCGGCCCTCAGTTCCGCTCTTTGCATCAGCTTTGGGAAGAACACTATCAAAAGCTAACTCTAAATATTGATGCCTTAGCAGAACGGGTTCGTACTTTGGGCGGTTATCCAGTTGGCACATTAGAGGGATTTCTCAAGCTTGCTACCCTGAAAGAACATGGTGGTAATGTTCCCACAGCAACAAAAATGGTAGCTAATCTAGTACATGATCACGAGCAGGTTATTCGCAACTTAAGAGACCATGTAGATCAGTCTGGTGAAGAGTTTCACGATCAGGGAACTGCTGACTTTTTAACTGGACTACTAGAACAGCATGAAGAGATAGCTTGGATGCTGCGTTCATTTATTGAAGGGGAAGCAATAGATCCAGATGGTAAACAGCCAGCAACAAAAGGTAAGACTGCTGTGGGTGTGTAG
- a CDS encoding ChaB family protein, producing MAEVYKAERTISAVFKEQKQIDDVIRRLLDRGVPRDHISVMGRNFQSETRIAGFISKKDVILGGLRTGAVFGSLFGSFLSLLTGVGVLFIPFVGPIVAAGPIGAVLLGAASGAIAGSAGAGLVSVLTTLGMPEDKAAIYQTRLQAGEFLLMAEVPSDRTGEFQLLLESAGAEEINTIEKTFARPCPGQCNSPEDLSPEVRAHLSNEAQSTFIECYNTVFNEKNDEFTAEQAAWESVHQQYDEDQNGVWSKAKVKA from the coding sequence GTGGCAGAAGTTTATAAAGCAGAACGTACCATCTCTGCTGTATTCAAAGAACAGAAGCAAATTGATGATGTGATTCGACGTTTACTAGACAGGGGTGTGCCTAGAGATCATATTTCAGTGATGGGCAGAAATTTCCAGTCGGAAACGAGAATTGCTGGCTTTATTAGTAAGAAAGATGTGATTCTGGGAGGTTTGAGAACAGGGGCAGTTTTTGGTTCCTTGTTTGGTTCCTTTCTCAGCTTGCTTACGGGTGTAGGCGTATTGTTTATTCCTTTTGTTGGCCCAATCGTGGCAGCAGGACCCATAGGTGCAGTGCTACTAGGGGCTGCTAGTGGAGCGATCGCAGGTAGTGCAGGTGCCGGTCTAGTATCGGTTCTAACTACTTTGGGAATGCCAGAAGATAAAGCGGCGATCTACCAAACCCGCTTACAAGCTGGCGAATTCTTATTGATGGCAGAAGTTCCGAGCGATCGCACTGGCGAATTTCAATTGCTACTCGAAAGTGCTGGTGCCGAAGAAATTAACACGATTGAAAAAACCTTTGCTCGCCCTTGTCCTGGACAGTGCAACAGTCCAGAAGATTTGTCTCCAGAGGTTCGCGCTCATCTTTCTAATGAAGCTCAGAGTACATTCATTGAGTGTTATAACACCGTCTTCAATGAGAAAAATGACGAGTTCACCGCTGAACAAGCCGCCTGGGAGTCTGTTCATCAGCAATATGATGAAGATCAAAATGGCGTTTGGTCAAAAGCTAAGGTTAAAGCTTAA
- a CDS encoding TIGR02588 family protein — translation MTKTEQQPKRSMAEWVTFSIASFILAIVVSLVGYTWLNEKNQPPILSVTKKETIREIDGQFYVPFEVVNSGGDTAESVQIMAELLIDGKVTETGEQQIDFLSSGESEEGAFIFSKNPRQGQLNLRVGSYKLP, via the coding sequence ATGACTAAAACAGAACAACAACCAAAGCGCTCAATGGCTGAGTGGGTAACATTCAGCATCGCTTCATTTATCCTAGCAATCGTTGTCAGTCTGGTAGGCTACACTTGGCTGAACGAAAAGAATCAACCTCCCATCCTTTCTGTTACTAAAAAAGAGACAATTAGGGAAATTGATGGACAATTTTATGTTCCCTTTGAAGTAGTTAATAGTGGAGGAGATACGGCTGAGTCAGTTCAGATTATGGCTGAGTTGCTGATTGACGGTAAAGTTACAGAAACAGGAGAGCAACAGATCGACTTTTTATCTAGTGGGGAAAGTGAAGAAGGAGCATTTATATTTAGCAAAAATCCGCGCCAAGGTCAGTTAAATCTGCGTGTTGGTAGCTATAAATTGCCATAA
- a CDS encoding TIGR02587 family membrane protein translates to MPTKRQKNVWRSEINDIIRGACGGFLFGIPLLYTMEVWWIGSLAKPQLMMMAIALMFVVVYLLNQIEGFRKRRYTGLAHQAAMDTVEAIAIGLACSTFVLLLLRELTPETSLRESLGKIIFESVPFALGVALANQLLGDIENSNAEGQATNSITKNKGGELNATFADLGATLIGATVIAFNIAPTDEIPMLAAATSAPWELAMIAASLLISYGIVFQAGFSDQQKRRQQKGIFQRPSSETIMSYLVSLLAGAFMLWFFQKLTFSDPWTMWLDHTLILGLPATIGGAAGRLAI, encoded by the coding sequence GTGCCAACAAAACGTCAAAAAAATGTCTGGAGGAGTGAGATTAATGACATCATTCGGGGTGCTTGTGGAGGATTTTTATTTGGCATACCCTTGCTTTACACAATGGAGGTTTGGTGGATTGGATCGCTGGCAAAACCACAATTGATGATGATGGCGATCGCATTGATGTTTGTTGTAGTTTACTTGCTTAATCAGATAGAAGGCTTTCGGAAACGCAGATATACCGGGCTAGCTCATCAAGCCGCAATGGATACTGTAGAAGCGATCGCGATCGGACTAGCTTGCTCTACCTTTGTACTGTTACTACTACGAGAATTGACACCAGAAACTTCCCTAAGGGAGTCTTTAGGGAAAATCATCTTTGAAAGTGTGCCCTTTGCTCTCGGTGTAGCATTAGCCAACCAACTTTTGGGAGATATTGAAAACAGCAATGCAGAAGGACAAGCAACCAACAGCATAACCAAGAACAAAGGGGGTGAGTTAAACGCCACCTTCGCAGATTTGGGTGCAACTCTAATTGGTGCAACTGTAATTGCATTTAACATTGCTCCAACAGATGAAATTCCCATGTTAGCAGCCGCAACTTCGGCACCTTGGGAATTAGCAATGATTGCCGCATCTTTGTTGATTTCTTATGGCATTGTATTTCAGGCAGGCTTTTCTGATCAGCAAAAGCGAAGACAGCAAAAGGGAATTTTCCAACGACCATCTAGCGAAACTATTATGTCCTACCTAGTTTCACTGCTAGCAGGGGCTTTTATGCTGTGGTTCTTTCAAAAGTTAACTTTTAGTGACCCTTGGACAATGTGGTTAGATCACACTTTGATACTGGGATTACCTGCAACTATTGGCGGTGCAGCCGGAAGGTTAGCAATATGA
- a CDS encoding CsbD family protein, with protein sequence MSAEKRVEATAKNIEGKIQEVVGEITGNPQDKAEGQAKQAEAQVSHTVENIKDELKKALD encoded by the coding sequence ATGAGTGCCGAAAAAAGAGTAGAAGCTACTGCAAAAAATATTGAAGGAAAAATTCAAGAGGTTGTGGGTGAAATAACCGGTAATCCACAAGATAAAGCCGAAGGACAAGCAAAGCAAGCTGAAGCCCAAGTTAGTCACACTGTAGAAAACATTAAAGACGAACTTAAGAAAGCTTTAGATTAA
- a CDS encoding GlsB/YeaQ/YmgE family stress response membrane protein has translation MNIIAWIILGLIAGAIAKAIYPGRQGGGMVSTMILGIVGAVIGGILVTLLETGRFQLTAATLSIPGVIVAVIGAIIAIFLWNLLAGRTSY, from the coding sequence CTGAACATTATTGCTTGGATAATCCTGGGTTTGATTGCTGGAGCTATAGCGAAAGCTATTTATCCTGGTCGTCAAGGTGGTGGAATGGTTTCAACGATGATTTTAGGTATCGTCGGTGCTGTAATTGGGGGAATTTTAGTTACTCTCTTAGAGACAGGAAGATTTCAATTAACTGCTGCAACCCTCAGTATCCCCGGTGTAATTGTTGCCGTCATTGGCGCAATAATTGCTATCTTTCTATGGAACTTATTAGCTGGGCGTACCAGTTATTAG
- a CDS encoding N-acyl-D-amino-acid deacylase family protein, whose protein sequence is MLDLLIQNGLIFDGLGSPAIRRDIGIQNGRIVTLAPSLTTPAREVVDASGLWVTPGFIDIHTHYDLELEIAPGLSESVRHGVTSVVIGNCSLSVAIAQPQILADIFQRVETLSHRLIAKWLKKSVSWQTPAEYLQHLQQLPLGPNVAPMFGHSALRAHVMGLERSLTVQPTKFELKLMQRIARDAIDAGFIGISIDMFPWHRMSGEWQGCTIPSQHAKFKEYAMLADLCRRCDRVFQVTPNLQRLASFVDILRMGSGIGQKPLRLTVLSALDAVHDRKLWRIFSPLLFIWNRLLNGNVRFQTLTEPFTIYSDGSVTPLFEEFSTGAQLNGCQSREERQQLWASEIFRRQFRQEWLSKRRKSFHRRLDLMEVIHCPETNWQGLSFAEIARQNQQEPVDLFIHALQKYDTDLRWVATGANDRLKPRLAMMQHPHILPGFTDAGAHVRNLGYYDGALSLLKQAVATKFLSPEAAICRVTGEPARWFRLDTGVLKVGAQADIVLLDPNALNQPISPQVQISDPVLDGEPRMVKRGSDEIVQGVYINGIQVVCRGKVRDILGREKLGSVLSPFT, encoded by the coding sequence ATGTTGGATTTGCTGATTCAAAACGGGTTAATTTTCGATGGCTTAGGCTCTCCAGCTATTCGCAGAGATATCGGCATTCAAAACGGCCGCATTGTCACCCTTGCACCCTCCTTAACTACCCCAGCGCGTGAAGTGGTTGATGCTTCTGGTTTATGGGTGACACCTGGATTTATAGATATTCATACTCATTACGATTTAGAGTTAGAAATTGCACCAGGATTGAGCGAATCAGTGCGTCATGGTGTTACCAGCGTGGTTATTGGTAACTGTAGCTTGTCTGTTGCGATCGCTCAACCCCAAATCCTGGCTGATATTTTTCAGAGGGTAGAGACACTTTCCCATCGCCTGATTGCAAAATGGTTGAAAAAATCGGTTTCCTGGCAGACACCAGCAGAATATTTACAACATTTGCAACAGTTACCCCTTGGCCCCAATGTTGCCCCAATGTTTGGACACAGTGCCTTACGCGCTCATGTGATGGGATTAGAACGCAGCTTAACCGTTCAGCCGACAAAATTTGAACTAAAACTGATGCAGCGCATAGCCAGAGATGCAATAGATGCTGGCTTTATTGGCATTTCTATTGATATGTTTCCTTGGCATCGGATGAGTGGAGAATGGCAAGGCTGCACAATTCCTTCTCAACACGCCAAATTTAAAGAATATGCAATGTTGGCAGATTTATGTCGGCGGTGCGATCGCGTTTTTCAAGTCACACCCAATTTACAACGACTTGCTTCCTTTGTAGATATTCTGCGGATGGGTTCAGGGATTGGACAAAAACCCCTGCGGCTAACTGTCCTCTCAGCCTTAGATGCCGTACACGATCGCAAACTATGGCGAATATTTTCCCCCCTACTTTTTATTTGGAATCGGCTTCTAAATGGTAATGTCCGCTTTCAAACCCTAACTGAACCCTTCACCATTTACTCTGATGGATCTGTGACTCCCTTATTTGAAGAATTTTCCACAGGTGCACAACTCAATGGCTGTCAGTCACGAGAAGAAAGGCAACAACTATGGGCATCGGAAATTTTTCGTCGTCAGTTTCGCCAAGAATGGCTCAGTAAACGGCGTAAATCATTCCATCGCCGATTAGATTTGATGGAAGTTATTCACTGTCCCGAAACAAATTGGCAAGGGTTAAGTTTTGCGGAAATTGCTCGTCAAAACCAACAAGAACCAGTAGATTTATTTATCCACGCATTACAAAAATACGATACAGATTTACGCTGGGTGGCGACAGGAGCGAACGATCGCTTAAAACCCCGTTTGGCGATGATGCAGCATCCCCATATTTTGCCTGGTTTTACCGATGCTGGCGCTCACGTCCGTAACCTGGGCTACTATGATGGAGCTTTGTCTTTGCTCAAACAAGCAGTTGCAACGAAGTTCCTTTCACCTGAAGCTGCGATTTGCCGCGTTACCGGAGAACCTGCTCGTTGGTTTCGTCTTGATACGGGAGTTCTAAAAGTTGGTGCTCAAGCCGATATAGTTTTACTTGATCCCAATGCTTTAAATCAGCCAATTAGCCCACAAGTGCAGATATCAGATCCAGTTTTAGATGGTGAACCTCGAATGGTTAAGCGCGGTTCGGATGAGATTGTGCAAGGGGTTTATATTAATGGGATTCAGGTTGTTTGTCGAGGTAAAGTGAGGGATATTTTGGGGCGTGAAAAGTTGGGAAGTGTTTTGTCACCATTTACTTAA